The Engystomops pustulosus chromosome 9, aEngPut4.maternal, whole genome shotgun sequence genome includes a window with the following:
- the SPTAN1 gene encoding spectrin alpha chain, non-erythrocytic 1 isoform X1 — translation MVTSAFRAPAIKRAGPRRSAQTKIRRFGVRKLECKTPSDLKMDSSGVKVLETAEDIQDRRQQVLDRYLRFKELSTIRRQKLEDSYRFQFFQRDADELEKWIQEKLQIASDENYKDPTNLQGKLQKHQAFEAEVQANAGAIVKLDNTGNQMIAESHFASETIRTRLVELHRLWEMLLLKMQEKGVKLQQAQKLVQYLRECEDVLDWINDKEAIVTSEELGQDLEHVEVLQKKFEEFQTDLAAHEERVNEVNQFASKLVQEEHPELELIKTKQDEVNANWQRLKGLALQRQGKLFGAAEVQRFNRDVDETIGWIREKEQLMASDDFGRDLASVQALLRKHEGLERDLAALEEKVKALRSESDRLQESHPQNAPQIQVKGEELLANWEQIRTLAAERHTRLNDSYKLQRFLADFRDLTSWVTEMKALINADELANDVAGAEALLDRHQEHKGEIDAHEDSFKAADAAGQALLNAGHYASDEVREKITILAEERTSLLELWDRRRQQYEQCMDLQLFYRDTEQVDNWMSKQEAFLLNEDLGDSLDSVEALLKKHEDFEKSLSAQEEKITALDEFATKLIQNNHYAMDDVAARRDALLNRRNALHERALYRRTQLADSFHLQQFFRDSDELKSWINEKMKTATDEAYKDPSNLQGKVQKHQAFEAELSANQSRIDALENSGQKLIDVNHYASDEVAARMNEVISLWKKLLEATDRKGIKLREANQQQQFNRNVEDIELWLYEVEGHLASDDYGKDLTNVQNLQKKHALLEADVAAHQDRIDGITIQARQFQDAGHFDADNIKKKQEALVARYDALKDPMVARKEKLSDSLRLQQLFRDIEDEETWIREKEPIAASTNRGKDLIGVQNLLKKHQALQAEIAGHEPRIKAVTQKGNNMITEGHFAADEVKVKLKELNDKWQSLRNKASQRRQDLEDSLQAQQYFADANEAESWMREKEPIVGSTDYGKDEDSAEALLKKHEALMSDLRAYGSSIQGLREQAQSCRQQVAPTDDETGKELVLALYDYQEKSPREVTMKKGDILTLLNSTNKDWWKVEVNDRQGFVPAAYVKKLDPAQSASRENLLDEQGSIALRQEQIDGQTLVPKEAGSVSLRMNQVAELYQNILEVGEKRKDMLEKSCKKFMLFREANELQQWIHEKESALTNEEVGADLEQVEVLQKKFDDFQKDLKANESRLKDINKVADDLESEGLITEEVQVVQHQELQGAMPRDEADNKGASPWKAVRTVVHSVATFNSIKELNERWRSLQQLAEERSQLLGSAHEVQRFHRDADETKEWIEEKNQALNTDSYGHDLASVQALQRKHEGFERDLAALGDKVNSLGETAERLIQSHPESAEDIQEKCTELNQAWNSLGKRADNRKEKLGDSHDLQRFLSDFRDLMSWINGIRGLVSSDELAKDVTGAEALLERHQEHRTEIDARAGTFQAFEQFGQQLLARGHYASPEIKEKLDILDQERASLEKAWVQRRMMLDQCLELQLFNRDCEQAENWMAAREAFLNSEDKGDSLDSVEALIKKHEDFDKAINVQEEKIAALQAFADQLITGDHYAKGDIAVRRNEVLDRWRRLKAQMIEKRSKLGESQTLQQFSRDVDEIEAWISEKLQTASDESYKDPTNIQLSKLLSKHQKHQAFEAELHANADRIRGVIDMGNSLIERGACAGSEDAVKARLAALADQWQFLVHKSAEKSQKLKEANKQQNFNTGIKDFDFWLTEVEALLASEDYGKDLASVNNLLKKHQLLEADISAHEDRLKDLNGQADSLMTSSAFDTTLVKEKRDAINERFQRIKSMATARRSRLNESHRLHQFFRDLDDEESWIKEKKLLVGSDDYGRDLTGVQNLRKKHKRLEAELAAHEPAIQGVLDTGKKLSDDNTIGKDEIQQRLAQFVEHWKELKEQAAARGQRLEESLEYQQFVANVEEEEAWINEKMTLVASEDYGDTLAAIQGLLKKHEAFETDFTVHKDRVHDVCANGEDLIQKNNHHVDNITAKMQGLRGKVSELEKAAAQRKAKLDENSAFLQFNWKADVVESWIGEKENSLKTDDYGRDLSSVQTLLTKQETFDAGLQAFQQEGITNITALKDQLLAAKHVQSRAIESRHASLMKRWNQLLDNSAARKKKLLEAQEHYRKVEDLFLTFAKKASAFNSWFENAEEDLTDPVRCNSLEEIKALREAHDAFRNSLSSAQTDFNQLAELDRQIKGYRVASNPYTWFTMEALEETWRNLQKIIKERELELQKEQRRQEENDKLRQEFAQHANAFHQWIQETRTYLLDGSCMVEESGTLESQLEATKRKHQEIRAMRSQLKKIEDLGAAMEEALILDNKYTEHSTVGLAQQWDQLDQLGMRMQHNLEQQIQARNTTGVTEEALKEFSMMFKHFDKDKSGRLNHQEFKSCLRSLGYDLPMVEEGEPDPEFENILDIVDPNRDGHVSLQEYMAFMISRETENVKSSEEIESAFRALSTEQKPYVTKEELYQNLTREQADYCISHMKPYMDSKGRELPSSYDYVEFTRSLFVN, via the exons ATGGTGACGTCAGCGTTTCGGGCCCCGGCTATAAAAAGGGCAGGACCCCGCCGAAGCGCTCAGACGAAGATCCGGAGATTTGGAGTGAGGAAGCTGGAGTGCAAAACGCCCTCAGATCTG AAAATGGATTCCAGTGGGGTCAAAGTGTTGGAGACGGCGGAGGACATCCAGGACAGGCGTCAGCAGGTTCTGGACCGCTACTTGCGCTTCAAGGAGCTGTCCACCATCCGTCGGCAGAAACTCGAGGATTCCTACCGATTCCAGTTTTTCCAGCGAGACGCAGATGAGCTTGAGAAATGGATCCAGGAAAAACTCCAGATCGCATCCGACGAGAACTACAAGGATCCGACCAACCTCCAG GGGAAGCTGCAGAAACATCAGGCCTTTGAGGCAGAAGTACAGGCCAATGCCGGAGCCATCGTAAAACTGGacaatactggaaaccaaatgaTCGCCGAGTCCCACTTTGCATCTGAGACAATCAGG ACACGCCTGGTGGAGCTGCATCGTCTATGGGAGATGCTGCTGCTGAAAATGCAAGAGAAGGGGGTCAAGCTACAACAGGCACAGAAGCTGGTCCAGTACCTGCGCGAGTGTGAGGATGTTCTGGACTGGATCAATGACAAG GAGGCCATTGTGACATCTGAGGAGCTGGGACAAGACCTTGAGCATGTGGAGGTCCTGCAGAAAAAGTTTGAAGAGTTCCAGACTGACCTGGCAGCTCATGAAGAGCGGGTGAATGAAGTCAACCAGTTTGCCAGTAAATTGGTCCAG GAGGAACATCCAGAGCTGGAGCTTATCAAGACCAAACAAGATGAAGTCAATGCCAACTGGCAGCGCTTGAAGGGGCTGGCACTGCAGAGACAGGGGAAGTTGTTTGGAGCCGCAGAAGTCCAGCGATTTAACAG AGACGTAGATGAAACCATTGGCTGGATCAGAGAGAAGGAGCAGCTGATGGCATCCGATGACTTTGGCCGAGACTTGGCCAGTGTGCAGGCGCTTTTGCGTAAGCATGAGGGCCTGGAAAGAGACCTGGCAGCCCTAGAGGAGAAG GTGAAAGCTTTGCGCTCCGAATCTGATCGCCTGCAGGAGTCTCACCCTCAGAATGCGCCCCAAATCCAGGTGAAGGGAGAAGAGCTCCTTGCAAACTGGGAGCAGATCcgcacactggctgcagagcgtcACACACGCCTCAATGACTCCTACAA GTTGCAGAGGTTCCTTGCAGATTTTAGAGACCTGACTAGCTGGGTGACCGAAATGAAAGCCCTTATCAATGCTGATGAGCTCGCCAATGATGTGGCTGGAGCCGAGGCTCTTCTCGATAGACACCAAGAACATAAG GGTGAAATTGATGCTCACGAGGACAGCTTTAAAGCAGCCGATGCTGCAGGACAAGCTTTACTGAACGCCGGACACTACGCATCTGATGAAGTCCGAGAGAAG ATTACCATCTTGGCAGAGGAGAGAACTTCACTTTTAGAGCTGTGGGACCGGCGCAGGCAGCAGTACGAGCAGTGCATGGACCTCCAGCTATTCTACAGAGACACCGAACAAGTAGACAACTGGATGAGCAAGCAGGAG GCCTTCCTGTTGAATGAAGATTTGGGAGATTCTTTGGACAGCGTGGAAGCCCTTCTGAAGAAACATGAGGATTTTGAGAAATCTCTTAGTGCCCAAGAAGAAAAGATCACG GCTCTGGATGAATTTGCAACAAAGCTGATTCAGAATAACCACTATGCAATGGACGATGTTGCTGCACGCAGAGATGCG CTCCTAAATCGTCGCAATGCCCTGCATGAGCGAGCTCTATATCGCCGCACCCAGCTGGCGGACTCTTTCCACCTGCAGCAGTTCTTCAGGGACTCTGATGAGTTGAAGAGCTGGATCAACGAAAAGATGAAGACTGCCACTGATGAGGCCTACAAG GATCCATCCAATCTTCAGGGTAAGGTTCAGAAGCACCAGGCTTTTGAGGCCGAACTTTCTGCGAACCAAAGTCGCATTGATGCTCTGGAGAATTCCGGTCAGAAGTTAATTGATGTTAACCATTATGCGTCCGATGAGGTGGCGGCTCGTATGAATGAGGTGATTTCCTTGTGGAAGAAATTGCTGGAAGCCACAGATCGCAAAG GCATCAAACTGCGAGAAGCCAACCAGCAGCAACAGTTTAACCGAAATGTGGAGGATATTGAGCTCTGGCTGTATGAGGTGGAGGGACACCTGGCATCTGATGACTATGGCAAGGACCTGACCAACGTGCAGAACCTTCAGAAGAAGCATGCTCTGCTGGAGGCTGATGTGGCCGCTCACCAG GACCGCATTGATGGCATCACCATCCAGGCACGCCAGTTCCAGGATGCCGGCCATTTTGATGCAGACAACATCAAGAAGAAACAAGAGGCTTTGGTTGCGAGATATGATGCTTTGAAAGATCCCATGGTGGCTCGCAAGGAGAAGCTCTCAGACTCCCTGCGCCTGCAGCAGCTTTTCCGTGATATTGAGGATGAGGAAACCTGGATAAGAGAAAAAGAGCCGATTGCAGCCTCTACCAACAGGG GTAAGGACTTAATCGGTGTCCAGAACCTCCTGAAGAAGCACCAAGCCCTGCAGGCGGAGATCGCGGGGCATGAACCTCGCATTAAGGCCGTCACCCAGAAGGGAAATAACATGATCACAGAAG GACACTTTGCAGCTGATGAAGTGAAGGTGAAGCTGAAGGAGCTCAATGACAAGTGGCAGTCCCTGAGAAATAAGGCCTCTCAGCGCAGACAGGACCTGGAAGACTCCCTGCAGGCTCAGCAGTACTTTGCTGATGCTAATGAAGCCGAGTCCTGGATGAGGGAGAAGGAACCTATTGTTGGTAGCACAGATTACGGCAAGGATGAAGATTCTGCTGAG GCTCTACTGAAGAAACATGAGGCGCTGATGTCCGATCTGCGAGCCTACGGGAGCAGCATTCAAGGTCTGAGGGAGCAGGCCCAGTCTTGCAGG CAACAAGTGGCACCGACAGATGATGAGACTGGGAAGGAGTTGGTTCTGGCTCTGTATGATTATCAGGAGAAGAGTCCACGGGAGGTGACTATGAAGAAGGGAGACATCCTGACTCTGCTGAATAGCACTAACAAG GACTGGTGGAAAGTGGAAGTGAATGATCGTCAGGGTTTTGTACCCGCTGCGTATGTGAAGAAGCTGGATCCGGCACAGTCTGCTTCTCGGGAGAACTTACTGGATGAACAGGGAAGCATTGCCCTGCGTCAGGAGCAGATTGATGGCCA GACTCTTGTGCCTAAGGAAGCGGGCAGTGTGTCTCTGCGTATGAATCAGGTTGCAGAACT ATACCAGAACATATTGGAAGTGGGAGAGAAGCGCAAAGACATGCTGGAGAAGAGTTGTAAGAAGTTCATGTTGTTCCGCGAGGCGAATGAGCTGCAGCAATGGATTCATGAGAAGGAGTCTGCACTCACCAATGAGGAGGTCGGGGCCGACCTGGAGCAGGTGGAGGTGTTACAGAAGAAGTTTGATGATTTCCAGAAG GATCTGAAAGCGAACGAATCCCGTCTGAAGGATATCAACAAGGTTGCGGATGACCTTGAGTCTGAAGGACTGATAACTGAAGAAGTGCAGGTTGTACAGCATCAG GAGTTGCAGGGTGCCATGCCAAGA GATGAAGCAGATAATAAAGGAGCCTCTCCATGGAAG GCTGTGAGGACTGTTGTGCACTCTGTGGCCACCTTTAACTCCATCAAG GAACTGAATGAGCGCTGGCGGTCCCTGCAGCAGCTGGCAGAGGAGAGGAGCCAACTGCTGGGCAGTGCCCACGAGGTGCAGCGATTCCACAG GGATGCTGATGAGACCAAGGAATGGATTGAGGAGAAGAACCAGGCTCTGAACACAGACAGCTATGGGCATGATTTGGCCAGTGTGCAGGCTCTGCAGCGTAAACATGAGGGATTCGAGAGAGACCTGGCCGCGCTGGGTGATAAG GTGAACTCCCTTGGAGAGACCGCCGAGCGCCTGATCCAGTCCCACCCGGAGTCCGCTGAGGACATTCAAGAGAAATGCACAGAGCTCAACCAAGCCTGGAACAGCCTGGGCAAGCGTGCCGACAACCGTAAGGAGAAGCTGGGAGACTCTCATGACTTGCAGCGCTTCCTCAGTGACTTCAG GGACCTCATGTCTTGGATTAATGGAATCCGTGGCTTGGTATCATCGGATGAACTTGCTAAAGATGTGACTGGAGCTGAAGCTCTGCTGGAGAGACACCAG GAACACCGTACCGAGATTGATGCCAGAGCTGGCACCTTCCAGGCGTTTGAGCAGTTTGGTCAGCAGCTTCTGGCAAGAGGCCATTATGCCAGCCCTGAAATCAAAGAGAAGCTGGACATCCTGGACCAGGAACGGGCCAGCCTAGAGAAGGCCTGGGTGCAGCGCCGCATGATGCTGGATCAGTGCTTAGAACTTCAG CTGTTTAACAGAGATTGTGAACAGGCCGAGAACTGGATGGCGGCACGTGAAGCCTTCCTCAACAGCGAAGATAAAGGCGATTCTCTGGACAGTGTGGAGGCGCTCATCAAGAAACATGAGGACTTTGACAAAGCCATCAATGTGCAG GAAGAGAAGATTGCCGCTCTGCAGGCCTTTGCCGATCAGTTAATAACTGGAGACCATTACGCCAAGGGGGATATTGCTGTCCGCCGCAATGAGGTTTTGGACAG GTGGCGCCGTTTGAAGGCTCAGATGATCGAGAAGAGATCCAAACTTGGTGAATCTCAGACTCTGCAGCAGTTCAGCAGAGACGTGGATGAGATAGAAGCCTGGATCAGCGAGAAGCTGCAGACCGCCAGCGACGAGTCCTATAAAGATCCCACCAACATCCAG CTTTCCAAATTACTG AGCAAACACCAGAAGCACCAGGCCTTTGAGGCAGAACTTCACGCCAATGCAGACCGTATCCGCGGTGTCATCGATATGGGCAACTCCCTCATCGAACGTGGCGCCTGTGCGGGCAGTGAAGATGCAGTGAAG GCCCGTTTGGCAGCACTCGCCGATCAGtggcaatttttggtgcacaaatctGCAGAGAAGAGCCAGAAACTGAAGGAGGCCAACAAACAGCAGAACTTCAACACTGGCATCAAAGACTTTGACTTCTGGCTCACAGAG GTGGAGGCCTTGCTCGCCTCTGAGGACTATGGAAAGGACTTAGCATCCGTCAATAACCTGCTGAAGAAACACCAGCTACTGGAAGCCGACATCTCTGCCCACGAG GATCGTCTGAAGGATCTGAATGGACAGGCTGACAGCCTGATGACCAGCAGCGCCTTCGATACAACCCTAGTGAAGGAGAAGCGTGATGCCATCAACGAACGCTTCCAACGCATCAAAAGTATGGCCACTGCCCGCCGCAGCCGGCTGAACGAGTCCCATCGTCTTCATCAGTTCTTCAGGGACCTCGATGATGAGGAATCCTGGATCAA GGAAAAGAAGCTGCTGGTTGGGTCCGATGACTACGGCCGAGATCTCACCGGCGTCCAGAACCTGAGGAAGAAGCACAAGAGGCTGGAAGCAGAACTGGCTGCCCATGAGCCGGCCATCCAG GGTGTGCTGGACACCGGGAAGAAGCTCTCTGATGACAATACTATTGGAAAGGATGAGATTCAGCAGAGGCTGGCTCAGTTTGTGGAGCACTGGAAGGAACTGAAGGAACAGGCGGCAGCCAG GGGTCAGCGGCTGGAAGAGTCTCTAGAATATCAGCAGTTTGTTGCCAACGTGGAAGAAGAAGAAGCCTGGATTAATGAGAAGATGACTCTTGTGGCCAGTGAAGACTATGGTGATACTCTGGCTGCCATACAG GGTCTGCTGAAAAAACATGAGGCATTTGAGACTGACTTCACCGTCCACAAGGACAGAGTTCATGATGTCTGTGCCAACGGTGAAGACCTCATCCAGAAG AACAATCATCATGTGGATAATATAACGGCAAAGATGCAAGGCCTCCGCGGAAAAGTGTCCGAACTTGAGAAGGCGGCAGCTCAACGCAAGGCTAAGCTTGACGAGAATTCTGCCTTCCTGCAGTTCAACTGGAAAGCGGATGTGGTCGAGTCCTGGATCG GAGAGAAGGAGAACAGTCTGAAGACTGATGACTATGGCAGAGACCTGTCGTCCGTGCAGACGCTGCTCACTAAGCAG GAAACCTTTGACGCCGGACTCCAGGCATTCCAGCAGGAGGGAATCACCAACATCACCGCACTCAAAGACCAGCTACTAGCGGCCAAACATGTACAATCCAGAGCCATTGAGAGCCGCCATGCCTCCCTCATGAAGAGGTGGAACCAGCTGCTGGACAACTCTGCTGCCCGCAAGAAGAAGCTTCTAGAGGCTCAAGAGCATTACCGAAAG GTGGAAGATTTGTTCCTAACATTCGCAAAGAAGGCTTCCGCTTTCAACAGCTGGTTTGAGAATGCGGAGGAGGACCTTACTGACCCAGTCCGCTGTAATTCCCTGGAAGAAATCAAGGCGCTGCGCGAGGCACACGACGCATTCCGAAACTCCCTCAGCTCCGCGCAGACAGATTTCAACCAACTGGCCGAACTGGACCGACAGATCAAGGGCTACCGCGTGGCATCCAATCCTTACACTTGGTTCACCATGGAGGCTCTGGAGGAGACCTGGCGCAACCTGCAGAAGATCATAAAG GAACGTGAACTGGAGCTGCAAAAAGAGCAGAGAAGGCAGGAGGAAAATGACAAACTGCGGCAGGAATTTGCCCAACATGCCAATGCATTCCACCAATGGATCCaggagaccag GACCTACCTACTGGACGG